From Juglans regia cultivar Chandler chromosome 8, Walnut 2.0, whole genome shotgun sequence, the proteins below share one genomic window:
- the LOC109000455 gene encoding sister chromatid cohesion 1 protein 4-like, which translates to MFYSQFILAKKGPLGTIWIAAHLERKLRKNQVADTDIGVSVDSILFPDVPIALRLSSHLLLGVVRIYSRKVNYLFDDCSEALLKIKQAFRSTAVDLPPEESTAPYHSITLPETFDLDDFELPDNEIFQGNYVDHHVSTKEQITLQDTMEGVIYSTSQFGLDERFGDGDTSQIGLDLDEELLLNKVVAPGHDGGSNADSQVSIQPVTLLSKDGSYKGITEPSGVHPISENQVGPATDTEMVENAQAPSTPGLLEEPDLSGAQEALACDDHMESEDHNLTRLVAVEGAVNACRKSDLHSGDTDMANLSSCNGLNPNTVEENGCFPGDLDIKHLKPQGHMQPTAATMEHRAPDNCLSTSLTSSDPTEQIKPIFPVSECSDGIIGVSDGMDRVEDINNGVVIDTEPSTHLVHQTDVKSAGARLDETAASPSCSHVTCDFEDTVHRTFSSSTGALQAKGYLEDDQASPRPEILNDVEINNDVGVSCSPTKVAVSTAVFPLESPERPEVVNFEAHACQEPKENETLNPIALEVTPSNQSHVLRACKSHLSEPNTSSLGGEGHLANDVTDKVLLKDKISEPASCGEIQAGSRLIDEQLDNAGSNDSRFNNVNSSGTSDFPAPEKLLAVPEGLTGKSNDLLVESTPDKADLAGGDGAAEETKIISGKKRSFTESNLTVQSLNSVDSFGMTRSKRTAESIPDDDDLLSSILVGRKSSVFKMRPTPPAPEIVSMKRPRSAPRSSTLKRKVLMDDTMVLHGDTIREQLTNTEDIRRVRKKAPCTLPEISTILRQFLEDEIFSEPVSTGMSAELIFVHSETFDLSRTRVSENDQGNTSLEVAKDIESSVRPYVAEESGMNGSSESVVVRCDVDAQPADISSPSQRHQASNFNFGCHGIDSQGQIKAISDVEELKTSQHESFGEITEMEFERENVEVAEGINCSTVNRLESSCPTDLVAEDICNMTADLAVRPALIDKTNDASACLRMNVSCMSPDKKLDAQTVEGDASMVDISNGKVTESIEIVQDNVGIEEHVQSDCFKPADGLEASLASEYNILAFENGIQTLEEAENNKLGVVNEEVVLPVDLGCDVKDPLMWSGESKIDCPDSVELPLDVNNASLNGQVNAGYQEADPPSIMDGEIPALDYPGNEDRSGYEDVTLENDTEFLNVDDDEAVEEDDDSMPCAEETRLLENSGWSSRTRAVANYLQTLFDKQAVHGRKTLAMDNLLAGKTRKEASRMFFETLVLKTRDYIHVEQAKPFDNVNIKPRVKLTKSGF; encoded by the exons ATGTTTTATTCTCAGTTTATATTGGCCAAGAAAGGGCCACTAGGGACGATCTGGATAGCAGCGCATTTGGAGCGGAAGCTACGAAAGAATCAGGTTGCCGATACTGATATTGGTGTTTCCGTAG ATTCAATTCTTTTTCCTGATGTACCAATTGCACTTCGGTTGTCCAGCCATCTTCTGCTTGGTGTGGTGAGAATATATTCTAGAAAGGTTAATTACCTGTTTGATGATTGCAGCGAGGCTTTGCTTAAGATAAAGCAAGCTTTTCGCTCCACTGCTGTTGATTTACCACCTGAAGAGTCTACTGCACCATACCATTCCATCACCTTGCCAGAGACTTTTGATCTTGATGATTTTGAGCTGCCagataatgaaatatttcagGG TAATTATGTTGATCATCACGTCAGTACAAAGGAACAGATTACACTGCAGGATACCATGGAGGGTGTCATTTACTCAACATCACAGTTTGGATTGGACG AGCGGTTTGGTGATGGTGACACTTCTCAGATTGGTTTAGACCTTGATGAG GAGCTGCTCTTAAACAAGGTTGTAGCTCCAGGGCATGATGGAGGTTCAAA TGCTGATTCACAGGTGTCGATCCAACCAGTGACACTCTTATCAAAAGATGGAAGTTACAAGGGGATTACTGAACCTTCAGGTGTCCATCCAATCAGTGAAAATCAGGTTGGTCCAGCCACGGATACTGAAATGGTCGAGAATGCTCAGGCTCCATCTACTCCTGGATTATTGGAAGAACCAGACTTGTCCGGTGCTCAGGAGGCTCTGGCTTGTGACGATCATATGGAATCAGAAGATCATAATTTAACACGATTAGTTGCCGTGGAGGGTGCAGTCAATGCTTGCCGAAAGTCAGATCTTCATTCTGGGGATACTGATATGGCAAATTTATCTTCATGCAATGGTTTGAATCCTAATACTGTCGAGGAGAATGGCTGCTTTCCGGGTGATCTGGACATCAAACATTTGAAGCCACAGGGACACATGCAACCTACTGCAGCGACTATGGAGCATAGGGCGCCAGATAATTGCCTTTCAACTTCTTTAACCTCTTCAGATCCCACTGAACAAATCAAACCCATTTTTCCGGTATCAGAATGTTCGGATGGGATCATTGGTGTGTCAGATGGTATGGACAGGGTTGAAGATATCAATAATGGAGTTGTGATAGACACTGAACCTAGTACACACCTTGTACATCAAACTGATGTGAAGTCCGCTGGTGCTAGGTTGGATGAAACTGCTGCATCACCTAGTTGCTCTCATGTCACCTGTGATTTTGAGGATACTGTTCATAGAACCTTTTCAAGTAGCACTGGTGCACTACAAGCAAAGGGCTATCTAGAAGATGATCAAGCATCTCCAAGACCCGAAATTCTCAATGATGTTGAAATTAATAATGATGTGGGAGTATCATGCTCCCCCACCAAAGTAGCAGTTTCAACTGCTGTCTTCCCATTGGAATCACCTGAGCGACCTGAGGTTGTAAATTTTGAGGCTCATGCTTGTCAAGAGCCAAAGGAGAATGAGACTTTAAACCCTATTGCTCTTGAGGTTACACCATCAAATCAATCCCATGTGCTTAGGGCATGCAAGTCTCATCTTAGCGAACCTAACACTTCATCTCTTGGAG GTGAAGGGCACCTTGCAAATGATGTTACGGATAAGGTCTtactaaaagataaaatttcaGAGCCTGCTTCATGTGGTGAAATTCAGGCAGGTTCCAGGTTGATAGATGAGCAACTGGACAATGCAGGTTCTAATGATAGTCGGTTCAATAATGTAAATAGTTCTGGGACTTCAGACTTTCCTGCTCCTGAAAAGTTGCTTGCTGTACCGGAGGGGCTCACTGGTAAATCAAATGATTTGCTAGTGGAGTCTACACCAGATAAAGCAGACCTAGCTGGTGGTGATGGAGCTGCTGAAGAGACCAAAATCATCTCAGGAAAAAAGCGTAGCTTCACAGAAAGTAATCTAACAGTGCAGAGTTTAAACTCAGTGGACTCTTTTGGCATGACACGATCCAAGAGAACTGCAGAGTCGATtcctgatgatgatgatttatTGTCTTCCATTTTAG TTGGAAGAAAATCTTCAGTTTTCAAAATGAGGCCTACTCCACCTGCACCGGAAATAGTATCCATGAAACGTCCTCGGTCTGCACCCCGATCTAGCACCTTGAAGAGGAAAGTGCTTATGGATGATACGATGGTCTTGCATGGCGA taCAATTCGTGAACAGCTGACAAATACTGAAGACATACGTCGTGTTAGAAAGAAAGCTCCTTGCACACTCCCTGAGATCTCAACTATTCTTAGACAATTCTTGGAGGATGAAATATTTAGTGAGCCCGTTTCTACTG GTATGTCTGCTGAATTGATATTTGTGCATAGTGAGACATTTGATCTGAGCAGAACCAGGGTTTCTGAAAATGATCAAGGCAATACTTCTTTAGAAGTAGCGAAGGATATAGAATCTTCCGTTCGGCCATATGTCGCTGAAGAAAGTGGAATGAATGGAAGTTCTGAATCCGTGGTAGTGAGATGTGATGTAGACGCACAACCTGCTGACATTTCCAGTCCTAGTCAGCGGCATCAGGCCAGCAATTTTAACTTTGGGTGTCATGGAATTGATTCTCAAGGTCAGATAAAGGCAATTTCTGATGTCGAGGAGCTTAAAACTTCTCAACATGAATCCTTTGGGGAGATCACTGAAATggaatttgagagagagaatgttgAAGTTGCTGAAGGCATAAATTGCTCTACTGTTAATAGGCTTGAATCATCATGTCCAACTGATCTTGTTGCCGAAGATATTTGCAACATGACAGCTGACTTAGCAGTTCGGCCAGCTCTCATTGATAAAACCAATGATGCATCTGCTTGCCTACGGATGAATGTATCATGCATGTCACCTGATAAGAAATTGGATGCTCAAACTGTCGAGGGGGATGCTTCAATGGTGGATATAAGCAATGGGAAAGTAACTGAGTCCATTGAAATTGTACAAGATAATGTAGGAATTGAAGAACATGTTCAGTCAGATTGTTTTAAACCTGCTGATGGTTTAGAAGCTTCACTTGCAAGTGAGTACAATATTCTAGCTTTTGAAAATGGTATCCAAACCTTGGAGGAAGCAGAAAATAATAAGCTAGGAGTTGTCAATGAAGAAGTAGTCCTGCCTGTGGACTTGGGTTGTGATGTTAAAGACCCTCTTATGTGGAGTGGAGAAAGTAAAATAGATTGTCCAGATTCTGTTGAACTTCCTTTGGATGTGAATAATGCTTCCCTGAATGGTCAAGTAAATGCTGGCTATCAGGAAGCTGATCCACCTAGTATCATGGATGGAGAAATCCCTGCCCTTGACTATCCTGGCAATGAAGATCGCAGT GGTTATGAAGATGTCACTCTTGAGAATGATACAG AATTTTTGAATGTAGATGATGATGAGGCagttgaagaagatgatgacaGTATGCCATGTGCTGAAGAAACTCGTCTTCTTGAGAACAGTGGATGGTCTTCTCGCACCAG ggCCGTCGCCAATTATCTACAGACTTTATTTGATAAGCAAGCTGTACATGGAAGAAAGACCCTCGCCATGGACAATCTATTAGCTGGTAAAACTCGTAAGGAAGCATCAAGGATGTTTTTTGAGACACTG GTTCTCAAGACTAGGGATTACATACACGTAGAACAGGCAAAGCCTTTCGACAACGTAAATATAAAACCTCGGGTAAAGCTCACGAAGTCAGGCTTCTGA